The window CAAAAATCAATCTTGTAAGATTCtagtttccttttcttgaAAAATGCATTGAAGtgcatcaattaattatatagatCAATATCAATTTGTCAAGTAAAGTgcattaaatttgaattgattatataatttctattaataaatGTTACTTATTAGATTACTAAAATCCCAGATTTGTATTTTGCTTTCAAGTAATCTTACTTAACCATTAAAtgcaattaaataatacatcaGAGGTTTCAATCATCTCACCCTCCTATAtggttgaactaaaaaaaagtttctacatacatttttttttggtattatCAATCTTTATTCggataattatttaaataataaaaatgttgaaaatgtttaagaatatagtaaaatatcaaatgtctattaatgatatatagactctattaatatattataaaaaaaatcatccattaaatttcttacttttctttttttagttattagttattttgtttgtattgtaatttatcatattttgacctttttctcaaaatcttttttcaaGTTAATATTCTCTTCCTAACAAATGTATAACTTCCTattgcatttttctttcttcctctctctctaaaatattatttatacttaTACGTGTTTACACCTTTTTCACGTAATATCGAAATTTCGAAAttgtattttagtattttagaAGAAATAATTCTAGTGATTAACATTTGTACCTTCGTAAGAACACAAACGTCTCACTTTCACGATTACTTTTAAAtgtctatataaaaaattagaatatttataaaatggagcaaaaatattattatcattgcgttttattttatttataaatattttcagaaAGAAtaccatttaaaataattattctgGCTTTCTATTGTTGAAATATGCTTATAGCTAGAAAGAATCACTTTTGCTAATTAACataataattgtttgaaaattgacAAAGACTTTTGCAATTAAACatgaaattctctcaattttgcTAACataataattgtttgaaaattgacAAAAGACTTTTGCAATTAAACATGAAATTCTCTAAATAACACATGTCAATGTCATATAGGACCATACTATAAATTAGTTGGTcgaatttcaaatgaaaaaaaaaagttggtctattaataaaataatctcCTAATATTGTCATCAataaagagaaggaaaatataaaaattaggaacagtaaaaaaatgattttcctATATAAagtgaatttttttacaaacatGCCAATTTTGCAAACAAATAcataataaattcaaacattCTAATCTTTCACTTGCAAACTTATTGTAATTAAAGTCTACGGTAAATTGAACTTCTAATGTCAATAGttgaattatgtttatattggctaaatattttaatttaattaataataaagatctACAATGATAGTTATAATGCAAATGTTTTTGTAAACTGagagttgaaaaataaataatgaaaggtcataaataaaaataaatttatttgatacatTGTTGATATACCTAAAATCGATCTGCATTTGACACATTTTttcgttaaaaaaaaccacaagATAGAAAGTGGAAGAGATTGAGGTGCTAATTATATGTGAACTTAATTTATAGGTCTTAACTGTTTActtgtttaactttttaatttattaattgtattCTCCAACAATTTGTCAGTAAATATAAGATACGAGTTCAACAATTGAATGAGTGATGAACTGAATCATGACTTTTGAATGATAATTGAAAActtatcattttttgtttctatcatttctattttcaaggaAGACAAAGAGCAATGTAACGTgaataaaaaacttaagaaGAAAACCTATCAATATTATGATAAATGGAATCCAAATGCACGAGGACAATTTTCGAGCCATCAAAGTTGACTAATATCTTCAAGAATGAGTAGCAAGCTTGTGCGCAACAAGAGTGCAAATGCAATTAACATAGGAGAAACCATGGATCACACCTTACTTTGTTGAAGGTcatataaaatgtttaatttgaatatcgTTGCCATAATGAGAAGATCCTATCAATATCAAAGGTTCGAGAGAAGAAGGGAATCAACTGTCATAGTCCAAAGAGGTGAAATACTAGCCTCAAGGGCATTTATACttgtttctttaattcaaATGAATTGTTTAAATTGAGGGGAGTGTTCCTCCATTTATGCTTTCTTCTTTCGttcattctttctttactAACTCTCAACTAGAGTTTATCGATAATGGTTTGAATCAACGACCAAtgaaaaattagagagaacAAGAAAGAATGGCGTATGATTatctaaaacaataaaaaaggtTACTACATGAGACATTCTATACTTATATTATGGGCCAATTTAACTATGAAAGTTTAGGACAAAAAAACCCCACATATTCTCCAAAATTCAATGattaatgatgttttttttttcacgtGAAGTTGACAATTCAAAAGAGTCGACCCCACCTACACACTAAAAGGATATGTTGCAAGTTTTAATACAAGAcatgttatatattttggcAGTTTAAATACAAGACATGTTACACATATTTATGAATCCTCCATCGTATGTGTTGCATTTAACGTATACATGCGTACGTGTTTTAACTTTATCAAGGGAAAGGGACCACATATATCACATGAACATTATCACATAAAAATGATGTGTTATTGTGTATTATTTATGATATGTGAATAAAACGACTATTGAGATTTTCAATCGAGTTTagaaagtaaatgaaaagacaaagataaacatatataattcatCTTCAATCAAACATATGTACTATTGATTTCGTCCCCTCCTACCTCGtgtagaaaacaaaagttgtGCGATGTTTAAAAGATGTTACaaggttttaaaattttgtttaataattttaaatatataaaagaaattgagtcaacttttaaaactattttgcTTGGAACTCAAATACAAGCATAATATTAAACCCATAACCTCAcggtatttattttattgacaaaattgctaaactatttataatcGTAGCAAAATATCACTTTCTTGTCAACTGTATactaatagacattgataagTATTTATAAGTAATAGATAATAGTAGTCTATTTaatgtctatcattgatagaacaATGACATTTTGCTTGCAAATTATGGCTCATTTTactgtatttgaaaataaacatatgattcaatcaattaaactaatttgttatcaataaaaaatttcttacgGAAACATTTGACTTTAAGGAATTGGGAGTGAAAAGAGCCTACGTCTACTAATATTAACGCATATTATTAAAGACTATACGTGTATATAAGCTTGAGAAAAATTATGGACCAATCCAAAATATTCGTGTGGACAAAAATGAATCATATTGTTTCAATATATAAGGGTCAACCCgcctaacccaacccaaaaaaTGGGAGTTGGGGTTGacaaattggtttttttttttttttttctctcttcataaTTTAGACAAtcttctatattatttttcaatatgcaAGTGAACAAATTGTCATTCAAGATGCGAAATtacataaattcaaattttaagtcTACAATATTCATTCAAAAGTAGGTTTACTTTTAGGTTTTAAGTCTACAATATCTCGGACATCATCGAACAATCTTGGAcgaaattgaagaaagaagtgAAATCGAAAGAAAAATCTTGGTATTTCTTAGTTGagatgaaagataaaaaaaaactttagagaataaattatCAGGCTAATCCAAGTGCTTGTTCCACGAAGATGGAAgacataaaagttaaaaaggtTTAGAACTCGGACCATCTTAAGGCCGTGTTCGAttgagattgaaaaaaaaaagaaaattatatatatattatacacatAATCAGATTGGCCTAGGTCAACCCAACTCTTTATTTACACgactcaatttttatttttctccaattttctaATCTAACCTAATCCAATGCAACCTTTATAATTTGAGTGGAATAACATAGGTCGGTTGGGTTACCGATTTTTGAACACTCTTACTAAAGACAAAGAGTTGGGTTGTTCAAATTTTCTACTATAGGGAAGTGGGCTTGTAAGCTTTAGTCGAGTTCATGAACCTATGACTGAAAAAACACTTCAGAACATTACTCGTCGTCACAAACATTTCAAAGATGGGCCAGCCCGACCTAAATACAAAGCCCAGCCCAGACCATTTCCTtgcccttttctttttccttcaaaatttaatattttattatattttcattattacaTATCTAAAACCCTCAACCCTTCGGTTCAATCGTTTCTTGTAGAATTTCCAGATCTCCGTTCTTCTTTCATGGCTTCCGCTTGCCAAAGAATTGCGAGCAGAATCTCTCAGTCCTCATTCAGAACATTCGTCCGTACGAATTCTTCCGCcaaatcttcatcttctccgtTCCCTCTACCTTCCAAATCCACTGCTCCCTCTGTTCGCCGATTCTCGCTCGCCAGgtatctctttttttattatttcctttctCCTTGTTTcagtttttctctttgttcttttacGAACCTTCTTTAACTACTGTTAGGTCTCCGTCGGAGCTGGGATGTGTTCAATCCCTTTTGCCATTTCACGACGCGGTTGCTGGAGCGAGAATGATTTCGTGTCTGAGTACAAATTCGAGGAGTTGTCGTGCGCTTTCTCAGGGTATTCTCTGCTGCACCTCTCCCGGCCTCTAACATGAAATATTATGCTTTCTTTTGAAGTGTGAGTAGCTTTTTTATGCATTAATCTACAGACTTTCCCTTTTTATTGCTCTACAATTTGTTTGTCTGTGTCCTTTTTGTGTTGGTATTTGCTGATTCTTGTTGTCTCTGTCATTGTTGTGTTGTTCCAAAAATCTTGCAGCTTCTGTATGAAGTGGAACATTCTGTTAAAATTGGTGAAATTTAAGTTTAGAAGTCTAGAATATTGGATCGTTGCTTATACTTAAGGAGGTTGGTGGCAAAATTATGTAAAAGATGGGAGGATAAGCTAGAACGTTGAAGTCAACCATCTTGGGGAGAGAAACCATCTTAGATTTGGTCCTCTCCCTTGCCTTCGGTATCTAGTTTCGTTGTTTATTGGTTTCAACTTTTGTCCCCCAGTTAAATTGGTCATTTTCTTTAGTAAGGTTAGTTATTAGAACTGGAATGGAATGAATGGGATGGGTTTGGTTGTTGACTGGGGACCTTGAAACTGACTAGAGTATTTGGTTCCTGCAGGCACATAATATCAATTGTCAATATGCTTGAAAGAAATAGATTGGAAGTTTACGGAGCATCAGATTATGGTGCAGTGAATCCATTTCAAGTACGAAACTAATCATCTTTTAGTTGTCCTAATATGTCGAAGATATTccaatttctattattgtgATGAACTAGTGGTCTCTGTCAGTGTTGGGTCGGCACTACTTTTAATtaccatttgaaaaataaaagtgtcaCATACTGCCTCATTCAGCAGTAGTCAATTCCTGAATCGTTAAATCTTTAGAGTTTCCCTTGGAAAACTTTGACTTGAAGAGTGAACTGCCAAATTTAAGAGAATGGAATGAAAAGTTAGGTTTGCCCATCAATCAGCTTAGTCTTTGCGATCTAGCTATTATCATcctgaaagaaaaatttatctCGGACAAGAATCTGTTCTATTCTTTTGGAGATCATTACCTTAGAGTAAAGGGATGATCCAGTCCAGTCAATAGATTTAGTTAATTGTAATCCGTTATGTG of the Cucumis sativus cultivar 9930 chromosome 3, Cucumber_9930_V3, whole genome shotgun sequence genome contains:
- the LOC101221008 gene encoding uncharacterized protein LOC101221008 isoform X2, coding for MASACQRIASRISQSSFRTFVRTNSSAKSSSSPFPLPSKSTAPSVRRFSLARSPSELGCVQSLLPFHDAVAGARMISCLSTNSRSCRALSQELGLSVPR
- the LOC101221008 gene encoding uncharacterized protein LOC101221008 isoform X1; its protein translation is MASACQRIASRISQSSFRTFVRTNSSAKSSSSPFPLPSKSTAPSVRRFSLARSPSELGCVQSLLPFHDAVAGARMISCLSTNSRSCRALSQGILCCTSPGL